One genomic segment of Methanococcus voltae PS includes these proteins:
- a CDS encoding ABC-three component system protein, which yields MSRNISSKTMKLLFANSGNKCAICKTDITDKEDGNATVLGEMAHIEGLNPNSARYNTNMTDPERNSYDNLMILCPTCHAKIDHNEAKYTTYDLKKIKLDHEKWVSDRLIIKNFSFAHLDVILSFLINNSSVKTYNEEIRTITPGEKIAKNNLSSKIANFIKMGMCRTPDIKEYLNKNPDPNFSDVLRNIFVEKYLELKNKDISEDEIFIELITFASAGNIYDLSYYSAGISLVTYFFELCEVFEK from the coding sequence ATGTCACGAAATATATCTAGTAAAACTATGAAATTATTGTTTGCAAATAGCGGTAATAAGTGTGCTATTTGTAAGACAGATATTACGGATAAAGAAGATGGAAATGCCACAGTTTTAGGAGAAATGGCTCATATAGAAGGATTAAACCCAAACTCTGCAAGATATAATACCAATATGACAGATCCTGAAAGAAATTCTTATGATAACTTAATGATCTTGTGCCCAACTTGCCATGCAAAGATAGATCATAATGAAGCTAAATATACTACCTATGATCTAAAAAAAATCAAATTAGATCACGAAAAATGGGTATCTGATAGATTAATTATTAAAAATTTTTCATTTGCCCACTTAGATGTTATACTATCATTTCTTATAAACAATTCTAGTGTTAAAACATACAATGAAGAAATACGTACCATCACACCAGGGGAAAAGATTGCGAAAAATAACTTATCTTCAAAAATTGCAAATTTTATAAAAATGGGAATGTGTAGAACTCCCGATATTAAAGAATATTTAAATAAAAATCCAGACCCTAATTTTTCAGATGTATTACGAAATATATTTGTAGAAAAGTATTTAGAGTTAAAAAATAAAGATATTTCTGAAGATGAGATATTTATAGAACTAATAACTTTTGCATCAGCGGGTAATATATATGACCTTAGTTATTATAGTGCTGGCATTAGCTTAGTAACTTATTTTTTCGAACTTTGTGAGGTGTTTGAAAAATGA
- a CDS encoding ABC-three component system middle component 6 produces the protein MILPNKSLLLKYSILGLGSKILIELNNPQTISSLRDNTKKYEELKPFDKFILTLDFLYMINAIEYKDGIIKKVI, from the coding sequence ATGATACTGCCTAATAAGTCATTACTACTTAAATATTCAATATTAGGTTTAGGTAGTAAAATATTAATTGAATTAAATAACCCCCAAACTATTTCTTCATTAAGGGATAATACTAAAAAATACGAAGAACTTAAACCTTTTGATAAATTTATATTAACGTTAGATTTTCTTTATATGATTAATGCAATAGAATACAAAGATGGAATAATTAAAAAGGTGATTTAG
- a CDS encoding DUF2326 domain-containing protein, producing MIKSLRCNQPSFKTINFKEGFNVILADTTKSSKEKDSRNGVGKSTLIEIIHFCLGNTPTTKTVLKDEHLKNWIFTLDFELSGNNISVSRNTGDSSKVIVNSNFSTWPIKPSRNKEGKYVLKNKEWIEVLGNLAFGLTKNSKKKYYPTFRSLISYFSRRSSGAYLNPFKHHPNQKEWDIQTNNAYLLGLNYNYVCDLQLLKDKKNTLNELKKASKSGILTEYFDSKAELENSRVRLNEEIEKLEEELSSFKVHPQYYEIEKNANKLTEQIHELVNNQSLNNKLIMSYQKSTEEEKVDTSLENVLSVYEEAGVLFPERVTKRVEQYMEFHKTIISNRKKYLSDEIQNLQLEVTTQSEKIAELTNKRAVYLDILKSNHALDEHTKLSNLLSEHIKQRNYIVNILSNLDKFEKGSSTIKIENEKLHLKLMTDYDERKHYIDKAIKIFNENSNHLYSESGNLLIDVKKSGYKFDVSIKRTQSQGISYMKVFCYDMTLIELWAQKKYSPKFLIHDSTIFDGVDERQVYKALELAMEKSKKLGFQYICTMNSDNVPYNEFSREFKNKFEESTVAKFTDSSSDGGLLGIRF from the coding sequence ATGATTAAAAGCTTACGTTGTAATCAACCATCATTTAAAACCATAAATTTTAAAGAAGGATTCAATGTAATTTTAGCAGACACTACGAAATCATCTAAAGAAAAAGATTCTAGAAATGGAGTAGGAAAATCAACATTGATTGAAATAATACATTTTTGCTTAGGCAATACGCCAACAACAAAAACCGTATTAAAAGATGAACATTTGAAAAATTGGATATTCACTTTAGACTTTGAGCTTAGTGGTAACAATATTTCAGTATCCCGAAATACTGGTGATAGTTCCAAAGTTATAGTGAATAGTAATTTTTCTACATGGCCAATAAAACCTTCACGAAATAAAGAAGGAAAATATGTTTTGAAAAATAAAGAATGGATAGAGGTCTTAGGAAATTTAGCTTTTGGATTAACTAAAAATTCGAAAAAAAAGTATTATCCAACATTTCGTAGTTTGATATCCTACTTCTCAAGAAGAAGTTCAGGCGCATATTTGAACCCATTTAAACATCACCCCAATCAGAAAGAGTGGGATATACAAACAAATAACGCATATTTACTTGGTTTGAATTATAATTATGTTTGTGATCTTCAACTTCTTAAAGATAAAAAAAATACCCTTAACGAATTAAAAAAAGCATCAAAATCTGGAATTTTAACAGAATATTTTGATTCCAAAGCAGAACTAGAAAATTCAAGAGTAAGACTAAATGAGGAAATTGAAAAATTAGAAGAGGAATTGTCTTCTTTCAAAGTACACCCTCAATATTATGAAATTGAAAAAAATGCAAATAAATTAACTGAACAAATACATGAACTTGTAAATAACCAGTCATTAAATAATAAGTTAATTATGAGTTATCAGAAATCAACAGAAGAAGAAAAAGTAGATACGTCATTAGAAAATGTGCTATCAGTATATGAAGAAGCCGGGGTACTGTTTCCCGAAAGAGTAACAAAACGTGTTGAGCAATATATGGAATTTCATAAAACTATTATATCTAATAGAAAAAAATATCTAAGTGACGAAATTCAAAATTTACAGTTAGAGGTTACAACCCAAAGCGAAAAAATAGCGGAGTTAACAAATAAAAGAGCAGTTTATTTGGATATATTAAAGAGTAATCATGCATTAGATGAACATACAAAGTTATCTAACTTATTATCTGAACATATTAAACAAAGAAATTATATTGTTAACATACTAAGTAATTTAGATAAATTTGAAAAAGGTAGTAGTACTATAAAAATTGAAAATGAAAAATTACATTTAAAACTAATGACCGATTATGACGAAAGGAAACATTATATAGATAAAGCAATTAAAATTTTTAATGAAAATTCGAATCATTTATACTCAGAATCGGGTAATCTATTAATAGATGTTAAAAAATCAGGGTATAAATTTGATGTTAGTATTAAAAGAACCCAAAGTCAAGGTATAAGTTATATGAAAGTTTTTTGTTACGATATGACATTGATAGAACTTTGGGCACAGAAAAAATACTCACCTAAATTTTTAATACATGACAGTACAATATTTGATGGTGTTGATGAAAGACAAGTATATAAAGCATTAGAACTTGCCATGGAAAAATCAAAAAAATTGGGATTCCAATACATTTGTACTATGAACTCAGATAATGTTCCATATAATGAATTTAGCAGAGAGTTTAAAAATAAATTTGAAGAGAGCACCGTTGCAAAATTTACAGATAGTAGTTCAGATGGTGGTTTATTGGGTATTAGATTTTAA
- a CDS encoding recombinase family protein, translating to MKIGYARVSTRDQNLERQVEDLKKAGCEKIFLEKISGTKRNRPEFDKMFELLRADDVLIVTELTRISRSTKDLVEIVENCKSLNVEIKSLKESWLDTSSAHGKLLFTIFAGLAQFERDLTSERTKNGLDVARTRGRVGGRPKVDKSKLEMAIKLYNSGNCTLKEIKEITGISKSTLYRYSRK from the coding sequence ATGAAAATTGGATATGCAAGAGTGTCAACAAGAGACCAGAACCTGGAACGACAAGTCGAAGATTTAAAAAAAGCAGGTTGTGAAAAGATATTTTTAGAAAAGATTTCCGGAACTAAAAGAAATAGGCCTGAATTCGATAAAATGTTTGAATTACTTAGGGCAGATGATGTTTTAATCGTTACAGAACTTACACGTATTTCAAGAAGTACGAAAGATTTAGTTGAGATTGTTGAAAACTGCAAATCTTTAAACGTTGAGATTAAGAGTTTAAAAGAATCTTGGCTTGATACCAGTTCTGCACACGGTAAATTATTATTTACTATTTTTGCAGGGTTAGCTCAGTTTGAAAGGGATTTGACATCAGAACGGACTAAAAATGGTTTAGACGTTGCAAGAACTCGGGGACGTGTCGGTGGTCGCCCTAAAGTTGATAAATCAAAATTAGAAATGGCCATTAAGCTTTATAATTCAGGTAATTGTACTTTAAAAGAAATAAAAGAGATTACTGGGATAAGTAAGAGTACTTTGTATAGGTATTCTAGAAAATAA
- a CDS encoding type IV secretory system conjugative DNA transfer family protein → MDINMFMGLGRADTSKKRDKTKRHVKMSVGEANHMIFLGKSGYGKTTLMRGLVEEINIAHNMAKIPAMIIVLEKKTDHTKAEKIHEIYNTETEKSSDNKIYKKYGEWVWNYIENYIQMQNQYKEHLGMMGDFAFGVPNIIGKFYKYDDKNTFLGRQGLQPYVFPTRRFVFRPRRRKEYISMDNGWHMCKVFDGKIPYDKIPFSLLSALSNLGDQAIYAQRLKNIWEVQGIKDPSIVKGIALEYENNKSNPSATYLRIAETMYQIKNDKLFSKKDTLFTNLSTDAINVIDFSSNSDLTHEEECLIFKFLVMYAINHASQTRTPIYFVVDEVQNMLTDKNGQWAVDKILREGRSMGINLITATQYMYGLPQSLLMGASHVGIIGRLASHTDWKVLNKLIDDFEDSVEPPDPVSTYTQYEDFKKKMKFKGWFSWDKSYTDRIEFRQPQSL, encoded by the coding sequence ATGGATATAAACATGTTTATGGGATTAGGAAGAGCCGACACATCAAAGAAAAGAGACAAGACAAAAAGACATGTGAAGATGAGTGTAGGCGAAGCAAACCATATGATATTCTTAGGAAAATCAGGATATGGGAAAACTACACTAATGAGGGGCTTAGTTGAAGAAATAAATATCGCTCACAATATGGCAAAGATTCCTGCAATGATTATTGTATTGGAAAAGAAAACAGACCATACTAAAGCAGAAAAGATACATGAAATATATAATACGGAGACTGAAAAATCTTCAGACAATAAGATATATAAAAAATATGGGGAATGGGTTTGGAATTATATTGAAAATTATATTCAAATGCAAAATCAATATAAGGAACATTTGGGGATGATGGGAGATTTTGCTTTTGGTGTACCTAATATAATTGGAAAATTCTATAAATATGATGATAAAAATACATTTTTAGGACGTCAAGGCTTGCAACCTTATGTATTTCCAACAAGACGTTTTGTATTCAGACCAAGACGAAGGAAAGAATATATTTCAATGGATAATGGTTGGCATATGTGTAAGGTCTTTGATGGAAAAATACCCTATGATAAAATTCCATTCTCATTATTATCTGCATTAAGTAATTTGGGAGACCAGGCAATTTATGCTCAAAGATTAAAAAATATTTGGGAAGTTCAAGGAATAAAAGACCCTAGTATAGTTAAAGGAATTGCATTGGAGTATGAAAATAATAAGTCTAATCCTTCAGCAACTTATTTAAGAATTGCAGAAACAATGTATCAAATAAAAAATGATAAATTATTTTCTAAAAAAGATACTTTATTTACTAACCTATCAACCGATGCAATAAACGTTATTGATTTTTCAAGTAATTCTGATTTAACCCATGAAGAAGAGTGTCTTATTTTTAAGTTTTTAGTAATGTATGCTATTAATCACGCATCACAGACACGAACACCTATATATTTTGTAGTTGACGAAGTTCAGAATATGTTAACCGATAAAAATGGACAATGGGCGGTTGATAAAATTTTAAGAGAAGGGCGTTCTATGGGTATCAATTTAATTACTGCAACTCAATATATGTATGGCTTGCCTCAATCACTATTGATGGGAGCTTCACACGTTGGAATTATAGGACGATTAGCATCACATACAGACTGGAAAGTTTTAAATAAATTGATTGATGATTTTGAGGATTCGGTAGAACCACCAGACCCAGTTTCTACATATACTCAATATGAAGATTTTAAAAAGAAAATGAAATTTAAAGGGTGGTTTTCTTGGGATAAATCATATACTGATAGGATAGAATTCCGACAACCTCAATCTTTATAG
- a CDS encoding PEGA domain-containing protein — translation MKRIFLFLLILLSVASVSATTDYYAIFPDSYTTYTISQYFNTTWQGYTPQVESIDGNKAYFQSEKDLVRAILPISYSSNTLAMELTCYSEGVLFNPSIYKLYSQPTKYYNFTCSSPSTTYLFGSSYGKYLYSGSNVYLNGIKCWGRNKEPGGTAYGYYTGMVPLAGMVAIIADYSAVCPPSSTVFVVSKSDMYIHDANYKLREPAPIQTIQIYTEPGARVWVESFDKGLVDNSGYLTTDTHEGEIPIKLEKEGFWTYEDTITVSNTSKEFHINLNAKNGIFKVSKQFQENIYPNSISRVQLNLEPVLSAYSTRLRISGAEVTKVTYKNQILPKTTDGSYILGDISDLQSLSIEYKTPSSWGQRTFTAQITALDLEGTPYTNLETINYEVLELPFLLEIPDWKLGTNTLTVTEQKGESYSILVALYTNNTEVWSSSEALQEYCEKSFEVPITEPGNYVLELTAKAGTVKSYYSIEIIDPVILKTKNITAAKNTVANVQFTISNPSNTVKNYKAILSSNILNGTVNKTFSIAPFSKDKAVSVPFTVPEPTEGIDNYNMLLTVYDQNNNAIFSDNVVLTIKNSFLPIGGLTSNNTYLLIIAIIIIIVAAVTIYLKWGKK, via the coding sequence ATGAAAAGAATTTTTTTATTTTTATTAATATTATTAAGTGTAGCATCAGTTAGTGCAACAACTGATTATTATGCTATTTTTCCAGATTCTTATACTACTTATACAATTTCCCAATATTTTAATACGACATGGCAAGGATACACGCCACAAGTGGAAAGTATAGATGGTAATAAAGCATATTTTCAGTCTGAAAAAGATTTAGTACGTGCAATATTGCCCATTTCATACTCTAGTAATACATTAGCTATGGAACTAACTTGCTATTCTGAAGGAGTTTTATTTAATCCTTCTATTTATAAATTATATTCTCAACCTACTAAATATTACAATTTTACTTGCAGTTCTCCATCTACAACTTATCTTTTTGGAAGTTCGTACGGTAAATATCTCTATTCGGGTTCTAATGTATATCTGAATGGAATAAAATGTTGGGGTAGAAATAAAGAACCTGGGGGTACGGCATATGGATATTATACTGGTATGGTACCCCTAGCGGGAATGGTAGCTATAATTGCTGATTATAGTGCTGTATGCCCTCCATCATCTACAGTTTTTGTAGTTTCTAAATCAGATATGTATATTCATGATGCAAATTATAAACTTCGTGAACCTGCACCAATTCAAACGATTCAGATATATACGGAACCTGGTGCAAGAGTTTGGGTAGAATCTTTTGATAAAGGACTTGTAGATAACTCGGGTTATTTAACAACCGATACACATGAAGGAGAAATACCTATTAAACTTGAAAAAGAAGGATTTTGGACGTATGAAGATACAATCACTGTTTCAAATACGTCAAAAGAATTTCATATAAATTTAAATGCTAAAAATGGTATTTTTAAGGTTTCAAAACAATTCCAAGAAAATATATATCCTAACTCTATTTCAAGAGTTCAATTAAATTTGGAGCCAGTTCTTTCGGCGTATTCTACAAGATTGAGAATTTCAGGGGCTGAAGTAACTAAAGTTACTTATAAAAACCAAATATTGCCAAAAACTACAGATGGTTCTTATATTTTAGGGGATATCAGTGATTTACAGTCATTATCTATTGAATATAAAACTCCATCATCTTGGGGTCAAAGAACTTTTACCGCTCAAATCACAGCACTGGATTTGGAAGGTACTCCTTATACTAATTTAGAAACTATTAATTATGAAGTTTTAGAATTACCTTTTTTACTTGAAATACCTGATTGGAAACTTGGAACTAATACTTTAACGGTTACGGAGCAAAAAGGGGAATCATATTCAATTCTTGTAGCATTATATACTAATAATACAGAGGTTTGGAGTTCGTCTGAAGCATTACAAGAATATTGTGAAAAATCTTTTGAAGTTCCAATAACCGAACCAGGTAATTATGTACTTGAATTAACTGCAAAAGCAGGAACTGTAAAATCTTATTATTCGATTGAAATAATTGACCCGGTAATATTAAAAACTAAAAATATTACTGCTGCTAAAAATACAGTTGCAAATGTACAATTTACTATTTCAAATCCTTCAAACACTGTAAAGAATTATAAGGCTATTTTATCATCTAACATCCTAAATGGAACGGTTAATAAGACTTTTTCAATAGCTCCATTTTCAAAAGATAAAGCTGTTTCAGTCCCTTTTACAGTTCCTGAACCTACTGAAGGTATTGATAATTACAACATGTTATTAACTGTTTATGACCAAAATAATAATGCTATATTCTCTGATAACGTTGTATTAACTATTAAAAACTCATTTTTACCAATTGGGGGTTTGACTTCCAATAATACTTATTTGTTAATTATTGCAATAATAATTATAATTGTTGCAGCAGTTACAATATATTTAAAGTGGGGTAAAAAATGA
- the argC gene encoding N-acetyl-gamma-glutamyl-phosphate reductase — MVSVSIIGGTGYTGSELLRLLANHSKIEAIEHITSRKESGNSILKIHPHLKSMGYDNLCFEDIDLDKIDSDVVFCATPHGASMNIVPKLHEKGIKVIDLSGDYRFEDISMYEEWYNLKHTGKLNAVYGLPELHRELIKKADLIANPGCFPTGAILSIAPLVEKGIIEERVIFDSKTGVSGAGVEPSQTTHYPNVNENIKPYKITNHRHTPEIEKELNKLVEVSNKPVKVSFTPHLAPFTRGILTTAHTYLKENSLDITQAEIVEIYTKFYKKEHFVRVYDEEMVSLTGVRGSNFCDIAGFEIDRNGRLVMVSAIDNLVKGASGQAIQNMNIILGFDEKEGINYCGLKP; from the coding sequence ATGGTTTCCGTATCCATAATTGGTGGTACAGGATATACTGGTTCAGAATTACTTCGATTACTTGCAAATCATTCAAAAATTGAAGCAATAGAGCATATTACATCACGAAAAGAATCCGGGAATAGTATTTTAAAAATACATCCACATTTAAAGTCTATGGGCTATGATAACCTATGTTTTGAGGATATTGACCTTGATAAAATCGATAGTGATGTTGTATTTTGCGCAACCCCTCACGGTGCCTCTATGAATATAGTTCCTAAATTACATGAAAAAGGAATTAAAGTAATTGATTTAAGTGGAGATTATAGATTTGAAGACATCTCCATGTATGAAGAATGGTATAACTTAAAACATACTGGAAAATTAAATGCAGTATATGGTTTACCAGAATTACATAGGGAATTAATAAAAAAAGCGGATTTAATAGCAAATCCTGGCTGTTTCCCAACTGGGGCTATATTATCAATTGCACCCCTTGTAGAAAAAGGAATTATTGAAGAAAGAGTTATTTTTGACTCTAAAACAGGCGTTAGTGGTGCAGGGGTAGAACCAAGTCAAACTACACATTATCCTAACGTAAATGAAAATATAAAGCCATATAAGATAACAAATCATAGGCACACACCAGAAATAGAAAAAGAACTAAACAAATTAGTAGAAGTTTCCAATAAACCCGTTAAAGTATCATTTACCCCGCATTTAGCCCCATTTACACGAGGCATACTAACAACTGCACACACTTACTTAAAAGAAAATAGTTTAGACATTACCCAGGCGGAAATTGTAGAAATATATACAAAATTCTACAAAAAAGAACATTTTGTTAGAGTTTATGATGAAGAAATGGTTTCCTTAACCGGCGTTAGAGGAAGTAATTTCTGCGATATTGCAGGCTTTGAAATCGATAGAAATGGGAGATTAGTAATGGTATCAGCCATAGATAACCTAGTAAAAGGTGCTAGTGGTCAAGCCATCCAAAATATGAACATAATATTGGGTTTTGATGAAAAAGAAGGTATAAACTATTGCGGTTTAAAACCTTAA
- a CDS encoding CofC family guanylyltransferase — MIAAIIPVSPLSSVKTRLKEFLTPKERIELIKTMIMDTYEKVSPICDTCYIISKDNELLNEFSEYGIVPIKEPHEINNLNDAIDYAINYVKEDSVLIAPADIPLIKNEDLKSILYNFTNNANNNSNNTNDRNTTYNVNSITNINNSNNANNNSKANNGSILLCPSRGGGTNLLLMSPKTCISPKFEGFSYVKHLEEAISRDVDISIVPSFYMSIDVNTVEDLGEIFIHGKNTLTYNYLKKIGIIVDSKHSSAGRFDVKRLTHSLSENTEIITLDSKVRKTAKN, encoded by the coding sequence ATGATTGCAGCAATAATACCTGTATCCCCACTTTCAAGCGTTAAAACAAGATTAAAAGAGTTTCTAACGCCAAAAGAGCGAATAGAACTTATAAAAACTATGATTATGGATACTTATGAAAAAGTAAGCCCCATATGTGATACTTGTTATATAATAAGTAAAGACAATGAATTATTAAATGAATTTTCTGAATATGGGATAGTTCCAATAAAAGAGCCTCATGAAATAAATAACTTAAATGATGCCATCGATTATGCAATAAATTACGTAAAAGAAGATTCTGTATTGATAGCCCCTGCAGACATTCCTTTGATAAAAAATGAGGATTTAAAAAGTATATTATATAATTTTACAAATAATGCGAATAATAATTCTAATAATACTAATGATAGGAATACTACCTATAATGTTAATAGTATTACTAATATCAATAATTCAAATAACGCTAATAATAATTCTAAGGCTAATAATGGCTCTATATTGCTATGCCCTTCTAGAGGTGGTGGCACTAATTTATTATTAATGAGCCCCAAAACTTGTATTTCTCCAAAATTTGAAGGTTTTAGTTACGTAAAGCATTTGGAAGAAGCTATTTCTAGAGACGTAGATATTTCGATAGTACCTTCTTTCTATATGTCAATAGATGTAAATACTGTAGAGGACCTTGGAGAAATATTTATACATGGTAAAAATACACTTACTTACAATTATCTAAAGAAAATAGGAATAATTGTTGATTCGAAGCATTCTTCAGCAGGTAGGTTTGATGTTAAAAGATTAACTCATTCATTATCCGAAAATACGGAAATAATAACATTGGATTCAAAAGTGAGAAAAACTGCTAAGAATTAA
- a CDS encoding MBL fold metallo-hydrolase has protein sequence MIVRLNGIGYDSNSYLIIDKLSILVDPGTSSNFENLRQEISKYTSKIDYIINTHCHYDHTGSDYLFEEAYNAPVIIGSKDLPHLKNADNVTVSRLFGVDMIPPKNILVINEVEEQLKEANIEYIETPGHTEGGLSLVYKDNLITGDTLFAYGVGRHDLPTGNIAELRDSINSLERVAYSKKIVNILPGHGETGDMSAFANATMFI, from the coding sequence ATGATTGTAAGGTTAAATGGTATTGGATACGATAGTAATAGTTATTTGATAATTGATAAGCTATCTATTTTGGTAGACCCTGGTACCTCAAGTAATTTTGAAAATTTAAGGCAGGAAATATCAAAATATACTAGTAAAATAGATTATATTATAAATACACATTGTCATTACGATCATACGGGTAGTGATTACTTATTTGAAGAGGCATATAACGCTCCTGTAATAATAGGTTCGAAAGATTTGCCCCATTTGAAGAATGCGGATAATGTAACAGTTAGTAGGTTATTTGGGGTTGATATGATACCTCCAAAAAATATACTGGTTATAAATGAAGTAGAAGAGCAGTTAAAAGAAGCAAACATTGAATATATTGAAACGCCGGGACATACAGAGGGTGGTTTAAGTTTAGTATATAAGGATAATTTAATAACTGGCGATACATTATTTGCTTACGGCGTCGGTAGGCATGATTTACCAACTGGAAACATTGCTGAACTAAGAGATTCAATAAATAGTCTTGAAAGAGTTGCTTATTCTAAAAAAATAGTAAATATATTACCAGGACATGGAGAAACCGGCGATATGAGTGCTTTTGCTAACGCAACAATGTTTATTTAA
- a CDS encoding biotin--[acetyl-CoA-carboxylase] ligase — MKFKVFKYDKVNSTNIVSHNLAKNGQNNFIVMANTQTDGKGRLNRSWASEEGGLYLSIVLDISKFEEIAHSNFIASLSVLTTLKEFSSSFNTSDDINYSIKWPNDILLNNCKICGILSELNIKENYIVIGIGVNLNNSLGNIDNDCSYKAISLNQMFENTEKEQIDKNLFLTRLLSNFTNYLTMNSDDLINNYKLNSETLNKNVKIILKDSELTGKVVNIDFNGLYLDTNSDLGIKLIEVGDCIHLR; from the coding sequence TTGAAATTTAAAGTTTTTAAATACGATAAGGTAAATTCTACAAATATTGTAAGTCATAATTTAGCAAAAAATGGTCAAAACAATTTTATAGTTATGGCAAACACCCAAACAGATGGTAAAGGTAGGTTAAATAGAAGTTGGGCGTCTGAGGAAGGTGGACTTTATTTATCTATTGTATTGGATATATCAAAATTTGAGGAAATTGCACATTCTAATTTTATAGCTTCTTTAAGTGTTTTAACTACTTTAAAAGAATTTTCAAGTTCTTTTAATACTTCTGATGACATAAATTATTCTATAAAATGGCCAAATGATATATTGCTTAATAATTGCAAAATCTGCGGTATATTGTCTGAATTAAATATCAAGGAAAATTATATTGTAATCGGAATAGGTGTAAATTTAAACAATTCTTTGGGTAATATTGACAATGATTGTAGTTATAAAGCGATATCTTTAAACCAAATGTTTGAAAATACGGAAAAGGAGCAAATAGATAAAAATCTATTCCTTACGAGGTTATTATCAAATTTTACAAATTATTTAACTATGAATTCAGATGATTTAATTAATAACTATAAATTAAATTCGGAAACACTAAATAAAAATGTGAAAATAATATTAAAAGATAGTGAATTAACTGGGAAAGTCGTAAATATTGATTTTAATGGTTTATATTTAGATACAAATTCTGATTTAGGTATAAAATTGATTGAAGTTGGCGATTGTATTCATTTAAGGTGA
- a CDS encoding OB-fold nucleic acid binding domain-containing protein — protein MALTRSVGIRLPISEIRNGTYIETSGQWESNYIESEKYGKITRVVLYGIISSKYTNLVKEFSAYTIDDLTEEVRVVGFKGMSKIMNEFEKDDIVLIIGKVKKDKENEIYISPEIIKNVSIDNMILNTIENF, from the coding sequence ATGGCACTAACAAGGTCGGTAGGCATAAGATTGCCTATTTCCGAAATCAGGAACGGTACTTATATCGAAACTTCGGGACAATGGGAATCTAATTATATAGAAAGTGAGAAATATGGTAAAATAACCAGAGTAGTCCTTTACGGAATTATTTCGTCTAAATATACAAATTTAGTTAAAGAATTTTCCGCTTACACAATTGACGATTTGACTGAAGAAGTTAGAGTCGTAGGTTTTAAAGGAATGTCTAAAATAATGAACGAATTTGAAAAAGACGATATTGTTTTAATTATCGGCAAAGTTAAAAAGGATAAGGAAAACGAAATCTATATTTCCCCCGAAATTATCAAAAATGTAAGTATCGACAATATGATACTAAATACAATTGAAAATTTCTAA